The Mycobacterium seoulense genome has a window encoding:
- a CDS encoding glycosyltransferase, with protein sequence MKFALACYGTRGDVEPSAAVGRELVRRGHDVRLAVPPDLVGFVESAGLAAVAYGPKLQNFLDEEFLRNMWRDFFRSVWTIRGPIRVVRRVWEPIIRHWGEVGATLLSLAEGADLLSTGINFEQPAANVAEHYDIPLAALHHFPMRANGELVPSAPPAAVRSMMTATEWLFWRSTKSVENAQRRELGLPEAKVRSSRRVAERGSLEIQAYDQACFPGLAAEWAKWGPRRPFVGALAMELSTDADQEVAAWIAAGPPPVCFGFGSIPVESPADTVAMISAACAELGERALICFGGNDFSDVPGYDHVKVVGVVNYAAVFPACRAVVHHGGSGTTAASLRAGAPTLILWSSADQPYWGNQVKRLNVGTARRFSATTQRSLVTDLRRTLSPECAARARELATRMTKPAESVASAAELLIEAARRRRVE encoded by the coding sequence ATGAAGTTCGCCCTGGCATGCTATGGGACTCGCGGCGACGTCGAGCCGTCAGCCGCAGTTGGCCGCGAATTGGTGCGCAGAGGGCACGACGTCCGTTTGGCCGTTCCGCCCGACCTTGTCGGCTTCGTCGAGTCGGCCGGGCTCGCGGCGGTCGCCTACGGACCAAAACTGCAGAACTTTTTGGACGAAGAGTTCTTGCGAAACATGTGGAGGGATTTCTTCCGCAGCGTTTGGACGATCCGCGGACCGATCCGTGTGGTGCGTAGGGTGTGGGAGCCGATCATCCGGCACTGGGGCGAGGTTGGTGCGACCTTGCTATCACTGGCGGAAGGGGCTGATCTATTGTCCACCGGCATCAATTTCGAGCAGCCCGCCGCCAACGTTGCGGAGCATTACGACATCCCGTTAGCCGCGTTGCATCACTTTCCGATGCGGGCCAACGGTGAGCTTGTTCCCAGCGCGCCGCCGGCCGCGGTTCGCTCCATGATGACGGCGACCGAGTGGCTGTTTTGGCGCTCGACGAAAAGTGTGGAGAATGCGCAGCGCCGTGAGCTCGGTCTCCCCGAGGCGAAGGTTCGTTCATCGCGACGGGTCGCCGAGCGTGGGTCGCTGGAAATCCAGGCCTACGACCAGGCGTGCTTCCCCGGATTGGCGGCCGAATGGGCGAAGTGGGGTCCGCGGCGGCCCTTCGTGGGTGCGCTCGCGATGGAGTTGAGCACCGATGCCGACCAGGAGGTCGCAGCGTGGATCGCGGCAGGACCACCGCCAGTCTGCTTCGGCTTCGGGAGCATACCCGTGGAGTCCCCGGCCGACACGGTCGCAATGATCAGCGCCGCGTGTGCAGAGTTGGGTGAGCGGGCGTTGATTTGTTTCGGCGGGAACGACTTCAGCGACGTACCGGGCTATGACCACGTCAAAGTGGTGGGTGTCGTGAATTATGCCGCAGTCTTTCCCGCCTGCCGGGCGGTGGTGCACCACGGCGGCTCGGGCACCACTGCCGCAAGCCTGCGCGCCGGCGCACCTACGTTGATCCTGTGGAGTTCCGCCGATCAGCCATATTGGGGAAATCAGGTCAAACGACTCAACGTCGGCACCGCCCGGCGTTTCTCGGCCACCACCCAACGCTCGCTGGTCACAGACCTCCGTCGGACGCTCTCCCCCGAATGCGCCGCTCGGGCGCGGGAGCTCGCCACGCGCATGACCAAGCCCGCCGAAAGCGTCGCCAGTGCGGCCGAGTTGCTCATCGAAGCAGCGCGGCGCAGACG
- a CDS encoding MMPL/RND family transporter, whose translation MSTEHPRGPFVARSIRKLSVLIVLAWVALTLLVTLAVPWLETVGREHSVPLAPQDAPAVQAMQRMGRDFKESDSDSIAMVVLEGQQRLGDDAHTYYDQLVRALKADSKHVEHVQDLWGDRLTAAGAQSDDGKAVYVQVNLAGNQGTTLGQDSIASVRNIIARTPPPPGVKVYVTGPSALLSDMQQAGDRSILKMTAVGALIIFVVLLFVYRSIFTVILLLVTVGIEVFAARGIVAFLGDHSLVALSTFAVNLLVALAMAAGTDYAIFFFGRYQEARQAGEDRETAFYTTYRGVAPVVLGSGLTIAGAMLCLGFTRMPIFQTMGVPCAVGMLVAVVIALTLVPAVLTIGSGFGLFDPTRILAFGRWRRIGTAIVRWPLPILAATVAVALVGLVTLPGYQTSYNNRFYMPSDIPANVGYAAADRHFSQSRMMPEIVMIESDHDMRNPADFLVLHRLAKAIFKIQGISRVQGITRPEGTPIQHTSIPFLMQMQYAVMQQDQKYMKDRTVDMLKQADVLSFQIASMKRMYELQKQITALTHDSINKTKEMREVISEIRDHLSDFEDFYRPIRSYFYWERHCYDIPICWSLRNIFETFDGIDTLSDKFDELIVDLNKMDTLLPQLLEIFPPSIAIAEDARNMLLTSYSTMNGTLGQMDNEKENATAMGATFDAAKDDDSFYLPPDIFQNDDFKKAMSQFLSPDGKAARFIISHKGDPASPEGLVRIDKIRTAAEEALKTTPLEPSKIFIAGTASTFKDFRDGSTYDLFIAGVGALCLIFIIMLIITRGFVASLVIVGTVALSLGSSFGLSVLIWQYIMGINLYWMVLPMSVIVLLAVGSDYNLLLVSRMKEEIADGINTGIIRAMGGTGKVVTNAGLVFAFTMASMVASDLRIIGQVGTTIGLGLLFDTLIVRSFMTPSIAALLGRWFWWPQIVRPRPASQMLRAEGPRPLVRSLLLHHGYEDDAPTAEIPRPAR comes from the coding sequence ATGAGCACCGAACACCCTCGAGGCCCCTTCGTCGCCCGGAGCATCCGCAAGCTTTCGGTGCTCATCGTCCTGGCCTGGGTGGCACTGACCCTGTTGGTGACTTTGGCTGTTCCGTGGCTGGAGACGGTCGGCCGAGAGCATTCCGTGCCACTGGCCCCGCAGGATGCACCGGCCGTGCAGGCCATGCAGCGCATGGGCAGGGACTTCAAAGAGTCGGATTCGGACAGTATCGCGATGGTCGTGCTGGAGGGGCAGCAGCGCCTCGGGGACGACGCCCATACCTACTATGACCAATTGGTCCGCGCGCTTAAAGCCGACTCGAAGCACGTCGAGCATGTGCAGGACCTTTGGGGAGATCGACTGACGGCGGCGGGTGCGCAAAGCGACGACGGCAAGGCCGTTTATGTGCAAGTGAATCTCGCCGGCAACCAGGGCACGACCCTGGGCCAGGACTCCATTGCCTCGGTCCGCAATATCATCGCACGGACGCCGCCGCCTCCGGGAGTCAAGGTCTATGTCACCGGCCCTTCGGCGTTGTTGTCGGATATGCAGCAGGCCGGTGACAGATCCATTCTGAAGATGACCGCGGTGGGCGCGCTGATCATCTTTGTGGTGCTGCTTTTCGTTTATCGATCAATCTTCACCGTCATTCTGTTGTTGGTCACCGTGGGCATCGAGGTATTTGCGGCCCGGGGAATCGTTGCCTTTCTCGGCGATCATAGTCTCGTGGCGCTCTCGACTTTCGCCGTCAACCTACTGGTGGCCCTCGCGATGGCGGCTGGAACCGACTACGCGATTTTCTTCTTCGGTCGATATCAAGAGGCGCGTCAAGCCGGCGAAGATCGGGAAACCGCCTTTTATACCACCTACCGCGGGGTCGCTCCGGTGGTGTTGGGTTCGGGGTTGACGATCGCCGGGGCGATGTTGTGCCTGGGCTTTACCCGGATGCCCATTTTCCAGACCATGGGAGTGCCGTGCGCCGTGGGCATGCTCGTGGCGGTCGTGATCGCGCTGACCCTGGTGCCTGCGGTTCTCACGATCGGAAGTGGCTTTGGGCTGTTCGACCCCACGCGGATTCTCGCGTTCGGTCGATGGCGGCGGATCGGGACGGCCATCGTGCGTTGGCCCCTGCCGATCCTCGCTGCGACGGTGGCGGTCGCGCTGGTGGGTCTGGTGACGCTGCCCGGCTACCAGACGAGCTACAACAACCGGTTCTATATGCCCAGTGACATTCCCGCGAATGTCGGATACGCGGCCGCCGATCGTCATTTCTCGCAATCACGAATGATGCCCGAAATCGTGATGATCGAATCGGATCACGATATGCGCAATCCCGCGGATTTTCTCGTCTTGCATAGGCTGGCGAAGGCGATATTCAAGATTCAGGGTATCTCTCGGGTGCAGGGCATAACCCGCCCCGAGGGGACACCGATCCAGCACACCTCGATACCCTTCCTGATGCAAATGCAGTATGCCGTCATGCAGCAAGATCAGAAATACATGAAAGACCGCACGGTAGATATGCTCAAGCAGGCGGACGTGCTGTCGTTCCAGATCGCGTCGATGAAACGCATGTACGAATTGCAGAAGCAGATTACCGCCCTGACGCACGACTCGATCAACAAGACCAAAGAGATGCGCGAGGTTATATCGGAAATCAGGGACCACTTGTCCGATTTCGAAGACTTCTACCGACCGATTCGAAGCTATTTTTACTGGGAACGGCACTGCTACGATATCCCCATATGCTGGTCGTTGAGAAATATCTTCGAGACATTCGACGGCATCGACACACTGAGCGATAAATTCGATGAACTCATCGTCGACCTGAACAAGATGGACACGCTGTTGCCGCAACTGCTCGAGATTTTCCCGCCGTCGATCGCGATCGCGGAGGACGCGCGCAACATGCTGCTGACGAGCTACAGCACCATGAACGGAACGCTCGGCCAGATGGACAACGAGAAAGAGAACGCCACGGCGATGGGGGCGACGTTCGACGCCGCCAAGGACGACGATTCCTTCTATCTGCCGCCGGACATTTTCCAGAACGACGACTTCAAAAAGGCGATGAGTCAGTTCTTGTCCCCGGACGGGAAAGCGGCTCGATTCATCATCTCGCACAAGGGTGATCCCGCCTCGCCCGAGGGTCTCGTGCGTATCGACAAGATACGGACGGCGGCGGAAGAGGCCCTCAAGACGACGCCGCTCGAGCCGTCCAAGATCTTTATTGCCGGCACCGCGTCGACATTCAAGGACTTCCGCGACGGCTCCACGTACGATTTGTTTATCGCGGGAGTCGGTGCGCTCTGCCTGATTTTCATCATCATGCTGATCATCACCCGAGGTTTCGTGGCCTCGCTGGTCATTGTCGGCACGGTGGCGCTTTCGCTCGGTTCTTCGTTCGGGTTGTCAGTACTGATCTGGCAGTACATTATGGGCATCAATTTGTACTGGATGGTGCTGCCGATGTCGGTGATCGTCTTGTTGGCGGTGGGGTCGGACTACAACCTGCTGCTGGTGTCCCGAATGAAAGAGGAAATAGCGGACGGCATCAACACCGGCATCATTCGCGCGATGGGCGGTACCGGTAAGGTCGTGACGAACGCCGGTTTGGTGTTCGCATTCACGATGGCCTCAATGGTGGCCAGCGATTTGCGGATCATCGGTCAGGTCGGTACGACGATCGGCCTGGGCCTGTTATTCGACACCTTGATCGTGCGCTCGTTCATGACACCTTCCATCGCGGCCCTGCTCGGACGTTGGTTCTGGTGGCCGCAGATCGTTCGCCCCCGCCCCGCCAGTCAAATGCTTCGGGCGGAAGGACCGCGTCCCCTGGTGCGGTCGTTGCTGCTGCACCACGGGTATGAGGACGACGCACCAACAGCCGAAATCCCCCGGCCCGCTCGATAG
- a CDS encoding MMPL/RND family transporter, with translation MSEVQMENGRQTRPFVARMVHRLAIPIILGWLGIAVIVAIGVPPLEQVEAENAVSLSPVAAPSFKAMEHLGGDFKETNSGALAMIVLESQQPLGDDAHKYYDHLIRELRADTKHVQTVQDFWGDPVTSKAAESADAKAVYVQVQLAGHQGGAAGDESVAAVRQLVARTPPPNGMKVYVTGPAPTVADMNIAGQKTVMLVTVTSLAVIFITLLLVYRSILTVILLLLMVGLQLQVARGIVAFLGHLQLVGLTTFAVNLLVAAVIATGTDYGIFFVGRYQEARQAGEDRETAFYTTFGGVAKVVLASGLTIAGAVFCLNFTRLPYFQPLGIPCAVGIIIAVLVALTLAPALLVVAGRFGVFEPKRRITTHRWRRIGTAIVRWPAPILITTMAIALIGLLTLPNYNPSYDDQKFIPSDIPASVGNAALQRHFPQSRSMMPEILLLESDHDLRNSADMIVLNKVAKGVLAVPGISTVQSVTRPEGIPLQHTTIPWIVSMSQASQQINMAFQKDRMDDMLKQAEELGKMIAIMQHMYGLMKELVATTHDMVGKTHEMQAITEELRDKISDFEDFFRPLRSYFYWERHCFDIPVCWSLRSIFDGLDGVDEVSDKLRELVADLDQLDVLLPQMVVLLPPMIESMQSMRTMMLTMHSTMAGVMGQMESQGNNSAAMGQAFDASRNEDSFYLPPGIINGSEAFKRVEKIFMSPDGKAVRMLISQKGDPATPEGLSRVEPIKTAAEEALKGTPLEDAKIYLTGTAAITKDIVDGSKWDLLIAGVAAICLIFIIMLIMTRSFIAALVIVGTVLLSMGASYGLSVLVWQNLLGLQLHWTVLSTSVIVLLAVGSDYNLLLVSRMKEELAAGINTGIIRAMAGTGKVVTNAGLVFAFTMASMGVSDLRSVAQTGTTIGLGLLFDTLVVRAFMTPSTAALLGRWFWWPQRVRPRPASSLLRPLGPRPLVRSLLLKQPL, from the coding sequence ATGAGCGAAGTGCAGATGGAAAATGGCCGCCAGACAAGGCCGTTCGTAGCGCGGATGGTCCACCGACTCGCGATACCCATCATCCTGGGATGGTTGGGCATCGCCGTCATCGTGGCTATCGGCGTCCCCCCGCTGGAGCAGGTCGAGGCGGAGAACGCGGTCTCACTGAGTCCCGTTGCCGCGCCGTCGTTTAAGGCGATGGAGCACCTGGGCGGGGACTTCAAGGAAACCAATTCCGGCGCTTTGGCGATGATCGTCTTGGAGAGTCAGCAACCCCTGGGCGACGACGCGCACAAGTACTACGATCATCTAATCCGCGAGTTGCGAGCCGATACGAAACATGTGCAGACCGTCCAGGATTTCTGGGGCGATCCGGTCACGTCGAAAGCCGCTGAGAGCGCCGACGCAAAGGCCGTGTATGTGCAGGTACAACTTGCCGGGCACCAAGGCGGTGCCGCGGGGGACGAATCGGTAGCGGCGGTTCGACAGCTGGTGGCGCGGACACCCCCGCCAAACGGGATGAAGGTATATGTCACCGGCCCCGCGCCGACTGTTGCGGACATGAACATCGCCGGTCAAAAGACCGTCATGCTGGTCACCGTCACGAGCCTGGCGGTGATCTTCATTACGTTGCTCCTGGTCTACCGGTCGATTTTGACCGTGATTCTGTTGTTGCTGATGGTCGGGCTCCAGTTGCAGGTGGCACGAGGAATAGTGGCGTTCCTCGGCCATCTCCAGTTGGTCGGCCTTACCACCTTCGCCGTGAACTTGCTCGTCGCCGCGGTCATCGCGACGGGAACTGACTACGGCATTTTCTTCGTCGGGCGATATCAGGAGGCGCGTCAGGCCGGCGAGGACCGGGAGACGGCTTTCTATACGACATTCGGCGGGGTCGCCAAGGTTGTGCTGGCTTCCGGGTTGACGATCGCCGGGGCGGTTTTCTGCCTCAACTTCACCCGGCTGCCCTACTTCCAGCCGCTGGGCATCCCGTGTGCCGTGGGCATCATCATTGCGGTTCTGGTTGCGCTCACGCTTGCGCCGGCACTTCTTGTGGTTGCGGGCCGTTTTGGCGTGTTCGAGCCGAAGCGGAGGATTACGACTCATCGCTGGCGGCGGATCGGCACAGCCATCGTTCGGTGGCCCGCCCCGATTCTGATCACGACCATGGCGATCGCGCTGATCGGTCTGTTGACCCTCCCCAATTACAACCCCAGCTATGACGATCAGAAATTCATCCCCAGTGATATCCCCGCAAGCGTGGGAAATGCGGCCCTGCAACGGCACTTTCCCCAATCCCGATCGATGATGCCCGAAATTCTGCTGCTGGAGAGCGATCATGATCTGCGCAATTCGGCCGACATGATCGTCTTGAACAAAGTAGCCAAGGGCGTCCTGGCGGTTCCAGGCATCTCCACCGTGCAGTCCGTAACTCGGCCCGAGGGGATCCCGCTGCAGCACACGACAATCCCGTGGATCGTGAGCATGTCGCAGGCGAGCCAGCAAATTAACATGGCGTTCCAGAAGGACCGCATGGACGACATGCTCAAGCAGGCCGAAGAGCTCGGGAAGATGATCGCCATCATGCAGCACATGTACGGCCTGATGAAGGAACTTGTCGCCACCACCCATGACATGGTCGGCAAAACGCATGAGATGCAGGCGATCACGGAAGAATTGCGTGACAAGATTTCTGATTTCGAAGATTTCTTCAGGCCGCTGCGCAGTTACTTCTACTGGGAAAGGCACTGCTTCGATATCCCGGTTTGCTGGTCACTGAGAAGCATATTCGATGGACTCGACGGCGTTGACGAGGTCAGCGATAAGCTGCGCGAGCTGGTGGCGGACCTGGATCAACTCGACGTGCTGCTGCCGCAAATGGTCGTTCTGCTGCCACCCATGATCGAATCCATGCAGAGTATGCGGACGATGATGCTCACGATGCACAGCACCATGGCCGGCGTGATGGGCCAGATGGAATCGCAGGGCAATAATTCGGCCGCGATGGGACAGGCGTTCGACGCGTCCAGAAACGAGGATTCTTTCTACCTGCCGCCGGGGATCATCAACGGCTCGGAGGCGTTCAAACGGGTCGAGAAAATCTTTATGTCGCCGGACGGAAAAGCCGTCCGTATGCTCATTTCGCAAAAGGGCGATCCCGCGACGCCCGAAGGCCTTTCCCGCGTGGAGCCCATCAAGACGGCCGCCGAGGAGGCGCTCAAAGGAACCCCGTTGGAGGATGCCAAGATCTACCTCACCGGCACCGCGGCCATCACGAAAGACATCGTGGACGGCTCCAAATGGGACCTCTTGATCGCGGGAGTCGCGGCAATATGCCTCATTTTCATCATCATGCTGATCATGACGCGAAGTTTTATTGCCGCGCTGGTGATCGTAGGCACCGTGTTGCTGTCAATGGGCGCGTCCTACGGGCTGTCCGTGCTCGTCTGGCAGAATCTTCTTGGCCTACAGCTGCACTGGACGGTGCTGTCCACGTCCGTGATCGTCCTCTTGGCGGTGGGATCGGACTACAACTTGCTGCTGGTCTCCCGGATGAAAGAGGAATTGGCCGCCGGTATCAACACCGGCATCATCCGGGCGATGGCCGGTACCGGCAAGGTCGTGACGAATGCGGGTCTGGTGTTCGCCTTCACCATGGCTTCCATGGGGGTCAGCGACCTGCGCAGCGTCGCTCAGACGGGGACGACGATCGGTTTGGGTCTGCTGTTCGACACGTTGGTCGTGCGCGCATTCATGACGCCGTCGACCGCCGCGTTGCTGGGACGCTGGTTCTGGTGGCCGCAACGGGTGCGTCCGCGACCCGCCAGCTCATTACTTCGGCCGTTGGGACCCCGCCCGTTGGTGCGCTCGCTGTTGCTCAAGCAGCCGTTGTAA
- a CDS encoding MmpS family protein encodes MKRLWIPLLIAAVVAVGGMTVARLHGIFGSEKRESYADTRIKDTKPFNPKHIRYEIFGPPGTTADISYFDVDGNPVHVNGQPVPWSFDISTTLPSILGNVVAQGNGDMLGCRIVVDGVVKAERVSHELNAFTYCMLTAT; translated from the coding sequence CTGAAGCGGCTGTGGATACCGCTGCTCATAGCGGCCGTGGTCGCCGTCGGAGGAATGACCGTCGCGCGGTTGCACGGCATCTTCGGCTCCGAGAAGCGCGAGTCGTATGCCGATACCCGGATCAAAGACACCAAACCTTTCAACCCGAAGCACATCAGGTACGAGATCTTCGGCCCGCCGGGGACGACCGCCGACATCAGCTATTTCGATGTCGACGGCAACCCGGTGCACGTTAACGGGCAGCCCGTGCCGTGGTCCTTCGACATTTCGACAACGCTGCCGTCGATCTTGGGAAACGTTGTGGCACAAGGCAATGGCGACATGCTCGGCTGCCGCATCGTGGTTGACGGTGTCGTCAAAGCCGAGAGGGTTTCGCACGAATTGAACGCCTTCACCTACTGCATGCTGACGGCCACATGA
- a CDS encoding MbtH family protein, with product MSINPFDDDNGSFFVLVNDEEQHSLWPAFADVPAGWRVVYGETDRAACLEYIEQNWPDIRPKSLRDKLATGRGFDQ from the coding sequence GTGAGCATCAACCCATTCGACGACGACAACGGCAGCTTTTTCGTCTTGGTGAACGACGAGGAGCAACACAGCCTGTGGCCGGCCTTCGCCGATGTTCCAGCGGGCTGGCGAGTGGTCTACGGCGAAACCGACCGCGCTGCGTGCTTGGAGTACATCGAACAGAATTGGCCTGACATTCGGCCAAAGAGTCTGCGCGACAAGCTCGCAACGGGCCGGGGTTTTGACCAGTAA